The Miscanthus floridulus cultivar M001 chromosome 17, ASM1932011v1, whole genome shotgun sequence genome has a window encoding:
- the LOC136517346 gene encoding probable indole-3-acetic acid-amido synthetase GH3.4 — translation MPEAPVTTMREATAAAAAVPETHRELLEYIEHVTAGAAQVQRRVLSEILAQNAPAEYLRRLGVSGDAPGAVEAFRRAAPLVTYEDILPDVLRIANGDTSPILSGKPIREFLTSSGTSGGERKLMPAIADELDRRSLLYNLLMPVMSQAVPGLDKGKCMYLYFVKAESRTPGGHPARPVLTSFYRSRHFLERPHDPYTVYTSPDEAILCVDAYQSMYVQLLCGLVHRADVLRVGAVFASGFLRAIRFLEKHWQHLCRDIRRGTLDAEAVTDRAVRAAVEQRVLLRADPALADAVEAECARASWQGIIRRVWPNTKYIDVIVTGAMAQYIPQLEFYGGGLPLTCTMYASSESYFGINLNPMCKPSEVAYTLIPTMCYFEFLPLPHPDDDAGEPNQRDLVDLVDVKLGHEYELVVTTYSGLYRYRVGDVLRVAGFKNQAPMFNFLRRKNVVLSIDSDKTDEAELHAAVSGAVQHLAPFGASLVEYTSYADAGTIPGHYVLFWELRLRAAAAGGAATTTPVPASVFEDCCLAVEEALNSVYRQGRAADRSIGPLEIRVVSDGTFDKLMDYALARGASINQYKAPRCVRPGPVVELLDARVQASYFSPKCPKWSPGGKQWSSDAAAAKKAAGGGSNGGGGGAVVVA, via the exons ATGCCGGAGGCGCCGGTCACCACCATGCGagaggcgacggcggcggcggcggcggtgcccgaGACGCACCGCGAGCTGCTCGAGTACATCGAGCACGTGACGGCGGGGGCGGCCCAGGTGCAGCGCCGCGTGCTGTCGGAGATCCTGGCGCAGAACGCGCCCGCCGAGTACCTGCGGAGGCTGGGCGTCTCGGGCGACGCGCCGGGTGCCGTCGAGGCGttccgccgcgccgcgccgctcgTCACCTACGAGGACATCCTCCCCGACGTGCTGCGCATCGCCAACGGCGACACGTCGCCCATCCTCTCCGGCAAGCCCATCCGCGAGTTCCTCACCAG CTCCGGCACGTCTGGAGGGGAGCGCAAGCTGATGCCGGCGATCGCCGACGAGTTGGACCGGCGGTCGCTGCTGTACAACCTGCTGATGCCGGTGATGAGCCAGGCCGTGCCGGGGCTGGACAAGGGCAAGTGCATGTACCTCTACTTCGTCAAGGCGGAGTCGCGCACGCCGGGGGGCCACCCGGCGCGCCCAGTCCTGACGAGCTTCTACCGGAGCCGCCACTTCCTGGAGCGGCCGCACGACCCCTACACCGTGTACACCAGCCCCGACGAGGCCATCCTCTGCGTGGACGCGTACCAGAGCATGTACGTGCAGCTGCTGTGCGGCCTGGTGCACCGCGCCGACGTGCTCCGCGTGGGCGCCGTCTTCGCCTCGGGGTTCCTCCGCGCCATCCGCTTCCTAGAGAAGCACTGGCAGCACCTGTGCCGGGACATCCGCAGGGGCACGCTGGACGCCGAGGCGGTCACCGACCGCGCCGTGCGCGCCGCCGTGGAGCAGCGGGTGCTCCTCCGCGCCGACCCGGCGCTCGCCGACGCCGTCGAGGCCGAGTGCGCCAGGGCGTCGTGGCAGGGGATCATCCGGAGGGTGTGGCCCAACACCAAGTACATCGACGTCATCGTCACCGGCGCCATGGCGCAGTACATCCCGCAGCTGGAGTTCTACGGCGGCGGGCTGCCGCTCACGTGCACCATGTACGCGTCCTCGGAGAGCTACTTCGGCATCAACCTCAACCCCATGTGCAAGCCCAGCGAGGTCGCCTACACCCTCATCCCCACAATGTGCTACTTCGAGTTCCTCCCCTTGCCacaccccgacgacgacgccggcgAGCCCAACCAGCGCGACCTCGTGGACCTCGTCGACGTCAAGCTCGGGCACGAGTACGAGCTCGTGGTCACCACCTACTCAG GGCTGTATCGCTATCGCGTTGGCGACGTGCTGCGCGTGGCCGGGTTCAAGAACCAGGCGCCCATGTTCAACTTCCTGCGCCGCAAGAACGTGGTGCTGAGCATCGACTCCGACAAGACCGACGAGGCGGAGCTGCACGCGGCGGTGAGCGGCGCGGTGCAGCACCTGGCCCCGTTCGGCGCGTCGCTGGTGGAGTACACGAGCTACGCGGACGCCGGGACCATCCCGGGCCACTACGTGCTGTTCTGGGAGCTCCGCCTCCGCGCCGCTGCCGCGGGCGGGGCCGCGACGACGACGCCCGTGCCGGCGTCGGTGTTCGAGGACTGCTGCCTGGCCGTGGAGGAGGCCCTGAACAGCGTGTACCGCCAGGGCCGCGCCGCCGACCGCTCCATCGGGCCGCTGGAGATCCGGGTGGTGTCGGACGGCAcgttcgacaagctcatggactACGCGCTCGCCCGCGGCGCGTCCATCAACCAGTACAAGGCGCCCCGGTGCGTGCGCCCGGGCCCCGTCGTGGAGCTGCTGGACGCGCGGGTGCAGGCCAGCTACTTCAGCCCCAAGTGCCCCAAGTGGAGCCCCGGAGGCAAGCAGTGGAGCAGCGACGCCGCTGCCGCCAAGaaggccgccggcggcggcagcaatggaggtggaggaggggcggTCGTCGTCGCCTGA